From a single Apium graveolens cultivar Ventura chromosome 2, ASM990537v1, whole genome shotgun sequence genomic region:
- the LOC141689493 gene encoding uncharacterized protein LOC141689493, giving the protein MERIRTMIGYEGMIVVEPQGRSRGFYGELNRSRRRKTWDSLRKLARDSNLPWCVIGDLNNILAQEEKKGGDVYPRRLVDGFRKAIMDAGLRDLDIVGQQFTWERGRNTNHWVGIRLDRGLVDTAWLQIFPLAKLYNLEGSPSDHSPIVLEPKMNETRKSKKRFRFGNAWLTETLCFQLVKENWEANSERNILQKIQACGEELDVWGKEVTGCFSRRIRECKVKLNTRRRMNQIFKLKNDQGVWQTWEDGLSDLVKYYFQELFSTNQTQGEEVIDCVTRSISTEKNRELIALVTTEEVKSAVFQMHPDKTPGPDGMTPTFFQKHWSIVGGDVIKLVREFFLTGTLVEDINKTNIVLIPKKNNPMVVGDLRPICNILMKVITKVIANRLKELLSTVVSDTQSAFIPGRLIPDNVMISYEIMHYLKRKNRGKEGYMALKLDMSKAYDCIE; this is encoded by the exons ATGGAACGTATTCGTACGATGATTGGTTATGAAGGGATGATAGTTGTTGAGCCCCAGGGTCGGAGTCGTG GTTTTTATGGTGAACTAAATAGAAGCAGAAGAAGGAAAACCTGGGATTCGCTTAGAAAACTGGCAAGAGATTCGAATCTCCCATGGTGTGTTATTGGGGATTTGAACAATATCTTAGCTCAGGAAGAAAAAAAGGGAGGTGATGTTTACCCTCGAAGGTTGGTGGATGGATTCAGGAAGGCTATTATGGATGCAGGTTTACGAGACTTGGATATAGTAGGGCAACAATTCACATGGGAGCGTGGCAGGAACACAAATCATTGGGTTGGAATTAGATTGGACAGGGGCCTAGTTGATACCGCTTGGTTACAGATTTTTCCTTTAGCTAAATTATATAACTTGGAGGGCTCTCCTTCGGATCATAGTCCGATTGTTCTGGAGCCTAAGATGAATGAAACGAGGAAGAGTAAGAAACGATTCAGGTTCGGGAATGCGTGGTTGACGGAGACGTTATGCTTTCAACTGGTAAAAGAGAATTGGGAAGCGAATTCTGAGAGGAATATTTTACAGAAAATCCAAGCGTGTGGTGAGGAATTAGATGTGTGGGGAAAGGAGGTTACAGGATGTTTCAGTAGACGTATTCGAGAATGCAAAGTGAAATTGAA TACCAGAAGACGAATGAATCAGATTTTTAAATTGAAGAATGACCAGGGTGTTTGGCAAACATGGGAGGATGGGTTATCAGATTTGGTTAAATATTATTTTCAGGAACTGTTTAGCACGAATCAGACGCAAGGAGAAGAAGTTATCGATTGTGTAACGAGGTCGATCTCAACTGAGAAAAATAGAGAATTGATTGCGCTAGTCACAACGGAAGAAGTTAAATCTGCCGTTTTTCAGATGCATCCGGATAAAACTCCGGGGCCTGACGGAATGACCCCGACATTTTTTCAAAAACATTGGTCAATAGTGGGAGGGGATGTAATAAAGCTGGTTAGAGAATTTTTTCTTACTGGTACTCTAGTTGAGGATATTAATAAAACCAATATTGTGCTTATTCCGAAAAAGAATAATCCAATGGTGGTTGGTGATTTGAGGCCAATATGTAATATTCTCATGAAAGTTATCACAAAAGTCATTGCTAATCGGCTGAAGGAGTTGCTAAGTACAGTAGTATCTGATACTCAGAGTGCGTTTATTCCGGGGAGATTAATACCGGACAACGTAATGATATCCTACGAGATCATGCACTACCTTAAAAGAAAGAATAGAGGGAAGGAGGGGTACATGGCGCTGAAGTTAGATATGAGTAAAGCGTATGACTGTATTGAATGA
- the LOC141689502 gene encoding uncharacterized protein LOC141689502, whose translation MGFEERWVQLVLRCVSTVSYNVVHGDYEIGPIFPIRGIRQGDPLSPYLFIICAEGLSYLIQKYETRGWIHGIKICRKAPIVSHMLFADDSYLYCKADTKEAAYNKERVCCTLQMPEVDNRSLYLGLPNTLGRNKSVILGFIKDKSLPSYAMSVILLPLEITKEIEKCLSKFWWKSSKSARRGVIWMSWERMSKHKAAGGLGFRNFRDFNLAMLGKQAWRFLTNPDSLVSKLYKARYFADTNFLNSTLGHSPNFVWRSIFEAKNIVKAGGEVENWVNKNWDVEVVRDIFNERDQVCILDTPVEDNLEEDVLARNDLVWNRKYPKVYKVVADAKQYLAQWNAAQGRLTSTSLTPVFAGDGAQFWVKPNPNIVKMIVDAAIFADRGTYGFGLVARYHEGALVQAKSKLCQGMISPEVAEALAIKEVLSWIDNMNWSQVVVDADCFVII comes from the exons ATGGGATTTGAAGAGAGGTGGGTTCAATTGGTGCTCCGTTGTGTTTCAACAGTCTCGTATAATGTGGTTCATGGAGATTATGAAATCGGTCCGATTTTTCCAATTCGTGGAATTAGACAAGGAGATCCGCTTTCCCCTTATCTGTTTATTATTTGTGCAGAGGGATTGTCTTATTTAATTCAGAAATATGAGACTCGTGGGTGGATTCATGGCATCAAAATATGTCGAAAAGCTCCAATAGTCTCCCACATGCTATTCGCAGATGATAGTTACTTATATTGTAAGGCAGATACGAAGGAAGCGG CGTACAACAAAGAGAGGGTATGTTGTACTCTCCAAATGCCAGAAGTTGATAATAGAAGTTTGTACTTGGGCCTTCCCAATACGTTGGGGAGAAATAAGTCTGTGATTCTAGGATTCATTAAGGATAAG TCTCTACCATCGTATGCTATGAGTGTAATTCTATTACCGCTAGAAATCACAAAAGAAATTGAGAAGTGTCTTTCTAAGTTTTGGTGGAAATCATCGAAATCAGCTAGGCGTGGAGTAATTTGGATGTCGTGGGAAAGAATGTCGAAGCACAAAGCAGCAGGTGGTCTTGGCTTTAGAAATTTCAGAGATTTTAATTTGGCTATGTTGGGTAAGCAGGCTTGGAGATTTTTAACGAACCCTGATAGTTTGGTTTCGAAGTTATATAAGGCTAGATACTTTGCTGATACGAATTTCTTGAATTCAACATTGGGTCACAGTCCTAATTTCGTATGGAGGAGCATTTTTGAAGCTAAAAATATCGTAAAAGCAGGGGGTGAGGTGGAGAATTGGGTCAA CAAAAATTGGGACGTTGAGGTTGTGCGTGATATTTTTAATGAAAGAGATCAAGTGTGTATTCTTGATACGCCTGTAGAAGACAACTTGGAGGAAGATGTGTT GGCGCGTAATGATCTAGTTTGGAACCGGAAGTACCCGAAAGTTTATAAAGTAGTTGCAGATGCTAAACAGTACCTTGCACAGTGGAATGCAGCCCAAGGAAGATTAACAAGTACTTCTCTCACTCCTGTGTTTGCAGGTGATGGAGCTCAGTTCTGGGTAAAGCCTAATCCGAATATAGTCAAGATGATAGTAGATGCCGCTATTTTTGCAGACAGAGGGACATATGGTTTTGGTCTGGTAGCTCGCTATCATGAAGGAGCTTTGGTTCAGGCTAAGTCGAAGCTTTGTCAGGGCATGATTTCTCCAGAGGTAGCAGAAGCTCTAGCAATTAAAGAAGTTTTGAGCTGGATTGATAATATGAACTGGTCACAAGTAGTTGTGGATGCAGATTGTTTTGTTATCATTTAA